One window of Acidobacteriota bacterium genomic DNA carries:
- a CDS encoding ABC transporter ATP-binding protein codes for MKPDHVIEVEAVRKAYGPTLAADDVSFTVRRGEIFGLIGPNGAGKTTAMECVEGLRAPDAGRITVLGLDPVRDRRALQLRIGVQLQEAQLQKRIKVWEAVAFWQELYPTAVDGGQLLRQLGLHGKRDAWFMTLSGGQKQRLFIALALVNDPEVVFLDELTTGLDPQARRAIWNLVLGIRDHGKTVFLTTHLMEEAERLCDRVAIIDHGRIIDMDRPGALVERHCPQRTVVVATDHAGAADRFRAIPSATAVRCEGGRHEIEGRGDTLVTDVIHTISEHRMPVSEFRTVLPTLEDVFLTLTGRSIRA; via the coding sequence ATGAAACCTGACCACGTCATCGAGGTCGAGGCGGTTCGCAAGGCGTACGGCCCGACCCTCGCGGCCGATGACGTCTCCTTCACGGTGCGGCGCGGCGAGATCTTCGGCCTCATCGGACCGAACGGGGCCGGCAAGACCACCGCGATGGAGTGCGTCGAGGGGCTGCGCGCACCGGATGCCGGACGAATCACGGTGCTCGGGCTCGATCCGGTCCGCGACCGGCGGGCGCTGCAGCTCCGAATCGGCGTACAACTCCAGGAGGCGCAGCTGCAGAAGCGGATCAAGGTGTGGGAGGCGGTCGCCTTCTGGCAGGAACTGTACCCGACCGCGGTCGACGGTGGGCAACTGCTCCGGCAGCTCGGGCTTCACGGCAAGCGCGACGCCTGGTTCATGACGCTGTCGGGCGGACAGAAGCAGCGCCTGTTCATCGCCCTGGCGCTGGTGAACGACCCGGAGGTCGTGTTCCTCGACGAGCTGACGACCGGACTGGATCCCCAGGCGCGGCGCGCAATCTGGAACCTGGTGCTCGGTATCCGCGACCACGGCAAGACCGTGTTCCTGACGACGCACCTGATGGAGGAAGCCGAGCGCCTCTGCGACCGGGTGGCGATCATCGATCACGGCCGTATCATCGACATGGATCGGCCCGGCGCCCTGGTCGAACGGCACTGCCCGCAGCGGACGGTGGTCGTGGCGACCGACCATGCCGGCGCCGCGGATCGGTTTCGCGCGATCCCCTCGGCGACCGCAGTCCGGTGCGAAGGCGGACGGCATGAAATCGAAGGCCGCGGCGACACCCTCGTGACCGACGTCATCCACACCATCTCCGAGCACCGCATGCCGGTTTCCGAGTTCCGCACCGTGCTGCCGACCCTGGAGGACGTGTTTCTGACCCTGACCGGGCGGTCGATTCGGGCCTGA
- a CDS encoding type II toxin-antitoxin system RelE/ParE family toxin has protein sequence MPTWPRNGWPRRPGDGLTKTWRPRSTWTVEWDDRARRELRRLDRAVQDAILRYFSERIRTDSDPRRFGRRLRHARAGLWRYRIGAYRVVCRIEDQRLVVLVLGVAHRREVYR, from the coding sequence ATACCTACCTGGCCGAGGAACGGTTGGCCACGCCGGCCAGGCGATGGTCTCACGAAGACCTGGAGGCCGAGGTCGACCTGGACCGTTGAATGGGACGATCGCGCCCGCCGCGAACTGCGGCGGCTCGATCGGGCCGTTCAAGATGCGATCCTCCGCTACTTCTCCGAACGGATCAGGACGGATTCGGATCCCCGGCGGTTCGGTCGGCGCTTGCGCCACGCCCGCGCGGGTCTGTGGCGCTATCGAATTGGCGCCTACCGCGTCGTCTGCCGTATCGAGGACCAACGACTGGTTGTGCTGGTGCTCGGCGTCGCACACCGGCGCGAGGTCTACCGCTGA
- a CDS encoding TraY domain-containing protein codes for MLAIRLPQGIEQRLADLAHKTGRTKTFYAREAILTHLEDLEDTYLAEERLATPARRWSHEDLEAEVDLDR; via the coding sequence ATGCTGGCAATTCGACTACCCCAGGGGATCGAGCAGCGCTTGGCCGACTTGGCCCACAAGACCGGCCGCACCAAGACCTTCTATGCGCGCGAGGCGATCCTGACCCACCTCGAAGACCTCGAGGATACCTACCTGGCCGAGGAACGGTTGGCCACGCCGGCCAGGCGATGGTCTCACGAAGACCTGGAGGCCGAGGTCGACCTGGACCGTTGA
- a CDS encoding choline dehydrogenase: MTHDYIIIGAGTAGCVLANRLSADPDASVLLLEAGGKDDYFWIDIPVGYLYTIGNPRTDWCYKIEPDPGLNGRTIGYARGRVLGGCSSINAMIYMRGQRSDYDHWASLGNRGWGWDDVLPVFKRSEDYQHGADEFHGVGGEMRVEERRVSWEILDAWRRAAEECGIPRIAEFNRGDNFGNAYFQMNQRGGRRWSGTKAFLRPVMHRPNLTVRTDAQVRRLAVETGDGGPRATGVELVRGERLTARREVILAAGAIGSPQILQLSGIGPGALLQRHGIDVVHDLAGVGENLHDHLQIRSIYKVENTVTLNQRVNSLIDKVSMGLEYLLFKTGPLTMPPSQLGAFARSDPSRAAANIEWHVQPLSLDKFGDPLHKFNAITPSVANLQPTSRGHVRIKDRDPLQAPAITLNYLSTDEDRQVAVAGLRFTRRIMAAQALAPFEPREWLPGPEVDGDEALAHAAGDLGTTIFHPVGTCRMGHDPLAVVDDRLAVHGMSGLRIIDASVMPRITSGNTNAPTVMIAEKGAAFVLEDAAER; encoded by the coding sequence GTGACGCACGACTACATCATCATCGGGGCCGGCACGGCCGGGTGCGTGCTCGCCAACCGGCTGTCGGCCGACCCCGACGCCAGCGTGCTGCTGCTCGAGGCGGGCGGTAAGGACGACTACTTCTGGATCGACATCCCGGTCGGCTATCTCTATACCATCGGCAACCCCCGCACGGACTGGTGCTACAAGATCGAGCCCGATCCCGGGCTCAACGGCCGCACCATCGGCTACGCCCGCGGGCGGGTCCTCGGCGGCTGCTCCTCGATCAACGCGATGATCTACATGCGGGGGCAGAGGAGCGACTACGACCACTGGGCGTCGCTCGGGAACCGCGGCTGGGGCTGGGACGACGTGCTGCCGGTGTTCAAGCGCTCGGAGGACTACCAGCACGGCGCCGACGAGTTCCACGGGGTGGGCGGGGAGATGCGGGTCGAGGAGCGGCGGGTGAGCTGGGAGATTCTCGACGCGTGGCGGCGGGCCGCCGAGGAGTGCGGGATTCCGAGGATCGCCGAGTTCAACCGGGGCGACAACTTCGGGAACGCCTACTTCCAGATGAACCAGCGCGGCGGACGGCGCTGGAGCGGCACCAAGGCATTCCTGCGCCCCGTCATGCACCGGCCGAACCTGACGGTGCGGACCGACGCGCAGGTGCGACGCCTGGCGGTAGAAACGGGCGACGGCGGCCCGCGTGCGACCGGTGTCGAGCTGGTGAGGGGCGAGCGGTTGACGGCGCGGCGCGAGGTGATCCTGGCCGCCGGCGCCATCGGCTCGCCGCAGATCCTGCAGTTGTCGGGCATCGGTCCCGGCGCCCTGCTGCAGCGGCACGGCATCGACGTCGTCCACGACCTGGCCGGGGTCGGCGAGAACCTGCACGACCACCTGCAGATCCGCAGCATCTACAAGGTGGAGAACACCGTCACCCTGAACCAACGGGTGAACTCTCTGATCGACAAGGTGTCGATGGGACTGGAATACCTGCTGTTCAAGACCGGCCCGCTGACGATGCCGCCGTCGCAGCTCGGCGCCTTCGCCCGGAGCGACCCGTCGCGGGCGGCCGCGAACATCGAGTGGCACGTGCAGCCGCTTTCACTCGACAAGTTCGGCGACCCGCTGCACAAGTTCAACGCGATCACGCCGTCGGTCGCCAACCTGCAGCCGACGAGCCGCGGGCACGTCCGCATCAAGGACCGGGACCCGCTGCAGGCGCCGGCCATCACGCTGAACTACCTGTCCACCGACGAGGATCGCCAGGTCGCGGTGGCCGGCCTGCGGTTCACGCGGCGCATCATGGCCGCGCAGGCCCTGGCGCCGTTCGAGCCGCGGGAATGGCTGCCCGGTCCGGAGGTCGACGGCGACGAGGCGCTGGCGCACGCGGCCGGCGACCTCGGCACCACGATCTTCCACCCCGTCGGGACCTGCAGGATGGGGCACGACCCGCTGGCGGTCGTCGACGACCGGCTCGCCGTGCACGGCATGTCCGGCCTGCGGATCATCGACGCCTCGGTGATGCCGCGGATCACGTCGGGCAACACGAACGCGCCCACGGTCATGATCGCCGAGAAGGGAGCGGCGTTCGTGCTTGAGGATGCGGCGGAGCGGTGA